From one Plantibacter flavus genomic stretch:
- a CDS encoding cysteine desulfurase family protein encodes MLYLDNAATTPVRSEVLEAMWPYLTSTFGNPSSHHTVGEAAAGALRDARRRVATVLGVRPGDVVFTSGGTEADNLAVKGITLAALDRGRHVVTSPIEHEAVAESVAYLTRFHGVEATVLPVDGTGLVDPAELAAALRPDTVLVSVMAANNEIGTVQDLSALGAVTRAAGVPFHTDAVQAAGWLPLGLDRLGVDALSLAGHKLGAPKGVGLLAVRGSLPLEPLLHGGGQERGRRSGTEQVAAAVGLATALELAERDRVEAVDRVSGLRDEFIARVLNEVPRARLTGHPERRLPGIASFVFPGTSGEAVLLELERRGVVSSSGSACAAGSDEPSPVLLAIGIAPEVAQTAVRLSWTAAVTAADLDRTASAVVASVEAVAGLR; translated from the coding sequence ATGCTCTACCTCGACAACGCGGCGACGACGCCGGTGCGCTCCGAGGTGCTCGAGGCGATGTGGCCGTACCTGACGAGCACCTTCGGCAACCCGTCGAGCCATCACACCGTCGGCGAGGCGGCGGCCGGAGCGTTACGGGACGCCCGGCGACGCGTCGCGACCGTGCTGGGCGTCCGACCTGGCGACGTGGTGTTCACCTCGGGTGGCACCGAAGCGGACAACCTCGCGGTCAAGGGCATCACTCTGGCGGCCCTCGATCGCGGACGCCATGTCGTCACCTCGCCGATCGAGCACGAGGCGGTCGCGGAATCGGTCGCATACCTCACGCGGTTCCACGGGGTCGAGGCCACCGTGCTCCCGGTGGACGGGACCGGCCTGGTCGACCCGGCAGAACTCGCCGCGGCACTCCGGCCGGACACGGTGCTCGTCTCGGTGATGGCGGCCAACAACGAGATCGGCACGGTCCAGGACCTGTCGGCACTCGGGGCCGTCACGCGCGCCGCAGGCGTCCCGTTCCACACCGACGCCGTGCAGGCGGCAGGGTGGCTTCCCCTCGGACTCGACCGCCTCGGCGTGGACGCGCTGAGCCTCGCCGGTCACAAGCTCGGGGCGCCGAAGGGGGTCGGACTGCTCGCCGTTCGCGGGTCGCTGCCCCTGGAACCGCTGCTGCACGGTGGGGGGCAGGAACGCGGGCGCCGGAGCGGGACCGAACAGGTGGCCGCCGCCGTCGGGCTCGCGACGGCGCTGGAGCTCGCCGAGCGTGATCGGGTGGAAGCGGTCGACCGTGTCAGTGGATTGCGTGACGAGTTCATCGCGAGGGTCCTGAACGAGGTCCCGCGCGCTCGGTTGACGGGCCACCCCGAACGACGGCTGCCGGGTATCGCGTCGTTCGTGTTCCCCGGGACCTCGGGCGAGGCGGTCCTCCTCGAACTCGAACGGCGCGGCGTCGTCTCCTCGAGCGGCTCCGCGTGCGCCGCCGGCAGCGACGAGCCGTCGCCGGTCCTCCTCGCGATCGGCATCGCTCCGGAGGTCGCGCAGACCGCTGTGCGCCTCAGTTGGACCGCCGCCGTCACCGCGGCCGATCTGGACCGGACGGCGAGCGCCGTCGTCGCCTCGGTGGAGGCCGTCGCGGGCCTGCGCTGA
- a CDS encoding ABC-F family ATP-binding cassette domain-containing protein, with product MTATLVAQGLAGGHGHRTLFDGLDLTVAPGDVIGVVGMNGAGKSTLLHLLGGSLEPQAGTITLSPSDAFVGALPQEHERVVSESVAAYIARRTGCAAATEAMDAAAAALAEPPQAGADPADVYSAALDRWLASGAADLEERIPAVLADLGLDLDADVTTTMMTSLSGGQAARVGLAALLLSRFDIVLLDEPTNDLDLDGLERLERFVQGLRGGVVLVSHDREFLARCVTRVLELDLAQQSNRVFGGGYEAYLEEREVARRHARDAYDEFADKKADLIGRARVQREWSSQGVRNAMKKAPDNDKIRRKASAESSEKQAQKVRQMESRIARLDEVEEPRKEWQLQFTIGSAPRSSTVVATLSEAVVRQGDFQLGPLSLQVNVGDRIGITGPNGAGKSTLLATLLGRREPDAGSASLGSSVRIGEIDQARSLLVGSEPLADRFEAIVPDLSPGEVRTLLAKFGLKADHVNRPVDELSPGERTRAGLAVLQATGINLLVLDEPTNHLDLAAIEQLEEALEGYDGTLLLVTHDRRMLDTVRIERRWVVEAGQVTER from the coding sequence ATGACTGCAACGCTCGTGGCCCAAGGCCTGGCCGGAGGACACGGCCACCGCACGCTCTTCGACGGCCTCGACCTGACGGTGGCGCCGGGGGACGTCATCGGGGTCGTCGGGATGAACGGCGCGGGGAAGTCGACGCTGCTGCATCTCCTCGGCGGCTCGCTCGAACCGCAGGCCGGCACGATCACGCTGTCGCCCTCCGACGCCTTCGTGGGCGCGCTCCCGCAGGAACACGAGCGCGTCGTCAGCGAGAGCGTCGCCGCCTACATCGCCCGGCGCACCGGCTGTGCCGCGGCGACCGAGGCGATGGACGCGGCCGCCGCGGCGCTCGCCGAACCCCCGCAGGCAGGCGCGGACCCCGCGGACGTCTACTCCGCCGCCCTCGACCGCTGGTTGGCGAGCGGGGCGGCCGATCTCGAGGAGCGGATCCCCGCGGTCCTCGCCGACCTCGGGCTGGACCTGGACGCGGATGTCACGACCACGATGATGACCTCACTGTCGGGCGGGCAGGCCGCTCGCGTCGGACTGGCGGCGCTGCTGCTGTCGCGATTCGACATCGTCCTCCTCGACGAACCGACCAACGACCTCGACCTCGACGGTCTGGAGCGGCTCGAACGCTTCGTGCAGGGATTGCGCGGGGGTGTGGTGCTCGTCAGCCACGACCGTGAATTCCTCGCCCGCTGCGTCACCCGCGTCCTCGAACTCGACCTCGCGCAGCAGAGCAACCGTGTCTTCGGGGGCGGATACGAGGCCTACCTCGAGGAGCGCGAGGTCGCCAGGCGGCACGCCCGCGACGCCTACGACGAGTTCGCCGACAAGAAGGCCGACCTCATCGGTCGTGCCCGGGTGCAGCGGGAGTGGTCCAGCCAGGGCGTGCGGAACGCGATGAAGAAGGCACCCGACAACGACAAGATCCGGCGGAAGGCCTCGGCGGAGTCCTCGGAGAAGCAGGCCCAGAAGGTCCGGCAGATGGAGAGCCGCATCGCCCGGCTGGACGAGGTGGAGGAACCGCGCAAGGAGTGGCAGCTGCAGTTCACGATCGGCAGCGCACCGCGCTCGAGCACGGTCGTCGCCACGCTCTCCGAGGCCGTCGTCCGGCAGGGCGACTTCCAGCTCGGCCCCCTGTCCCTCCAGGTGAACGTGGGCGATCGCATCGGCATCACGGGGCCCAACGGCGCCGGCAAGTCCACCCTGCTCGCGACGCTGCTCGGTCGCCGCGAACCCGATGCGGGCAGCGCGAGCCTCGGCTCCAGTGTGCGGATCGGCGAGATCGATCAGGCCCGCTCCTTGCTCGTCGGCTCGGAGCCGCTCGCCGACCGCTTCGAGGCGATCGTGCCCGACCTCAGTCCGGGAGAGGTCAGGACGCTGCTGGCGAAGTTCGGGTTGAAGGCCGACCACGTGAACCGGCCCGTCGACGAGCTGTCGCCGGGGGAGCGCACCCGCGCCGGGCTCGCGGTGCTCCAAGCCACCGGGATCAACCTGCTGGTCTTGGACGAGCCGACGAACCACCTCGACCTCGCGGCCATCGAACAGCTCGAGGAGGCGCTCGAGGGCTACGACGGGACACTCCTGCTCGTCACGCACGACCGCCGCATGCTCGACACCGTCCGGATCGAACGGCGGTGGGTCGTCGAGGCCGGGCAGGTCACCGAGCGCTAG
- the nadA gene encoding quinolinate synthase NadA — translation MTITASVDDTIQQITEGASDGATCAPELAAGPWVFDLQPPSYGPGASMGDVIPTGSPRQGQLPAAYRDASNDELHRRIVAAKQTLGDRVVILGHFYQRDEVVQHADYIGDSFQLANAAKARTEAEAIVFCGVHFMAETADLLSGPEQAVILPNLAAGCSMADMADIDQVEEAWEALEALYGTEPDADGRVPVIPVTYMNSSAALKGFCGRHGGIVCTSSNAETVLRWAFERGQRVLFFPDQHLGRNTAKKLGVPLEHMPMWNPNRPLGGNEATDLEQAEVILWHGFCSVHKRFTVDQIDRARAQHPGVRVIVHPECPMAVVDAADEAGSTDYIQKAIAAAPDGTTFAIGTEINMVQRLAAQYPQHTIFCLDDVICPCSTMYRIHPGYLAWVLEGLVAGEVLNRITVSDDVAVPARLSLERMLAAKPPVATGTQAG, via the coding sequence ATGACCATCACCGCATCCGTCGACGACACCATCCAGCAGATCACCGAGGGTGCGTCCGACGGCGCGACCTGCGCGCCCGAACTCGCGGCCGGGCCCTGGGTGTTCGACCTGCAACCGCCGAGCTACGGCCCTGGAGCGTCGATGGGCGACGTCATCCCGACCGGTTCGCCTCGGCAAGGCCAGCTCCCGGCCGCCTACCGCGACGCCTCGAACGATGAGCTCCACCGCCGCATCGTGGCCGCGAAGCAGACGCTCGGAGACCGCGTCGTGATCCTCGGACACTTCTACCAGCGCGACGAGGTGGTCCAGCACGCCGACTACATCGGCGACTCCTTCCAGCTCGCGAACGCGGCCAAGGCCCGCACCGAGGCCGAGGCGATCGTGTTCTGCGGCGTGCACTTCATGGCCGAGACCGCCGACCTGCTGTCCGGTCCCGAGCAGGCCGTGATCCTCCCGAACCTCGCCGCCGGATGCTCGATGGCCGACATGGCGGACATCGACCAGGTCGAGGAGGCGTGGGAGGCCCTCGAGGCGCTCTACGGGACCGAACCGGACGCCGACGGCCGGGTACCGGTCATCCCCGTCACCTACATGAACTCCTCGGCGGCGCTCAAGGGCTTCTGCGGTCGGCACGGCGGGATCGTCTGCACGTCCAGCAACGCGGAGACGGTCCTGCGGTGGGCCTTCGAGCGGGGACAGCGGGTGCTGTTCTTCCCGGATCAGCACCTGGGTCGGAACACCGCCAAGAAGCTGGGGGTGCCACTCGAGCACATGCCGATGTGGAACCCGAACCGCCCGCTCGGCGGCAACGAGGCGACCGACCTCGAGCAGGCCGAGGTGATCCTGTGGCACGGCTTCTGCTCGGTGCACAAGCGGTTCACCGTCGATCAGATCGACCGCGCCCGGGCGCAGCACCCCGGCGTCCGGGTCATCGTGCACCCCGAGTGCCCGATGGCGGTCGTCGACGCGGCAGACGAAGCGGGGTCGACGGACTACATCCAGAAGGCCATCGCGGCGGCGCCGGACGGCACCACGTTCGCGATCGGCACCGAGATCAACATGGTGCAGCGCCTCGCCGCGCAGTACCCGCAGCACACCATCTTCTGCCTCGACGATGTGATCTGCCCCTGCTCGACGATGTACCGCATCCACCCCGGCTACCTGGCCTGGGTGCTCGAGGGACTCGTCGCGGGCGAGGTGCTCAACCGCATCACCGTGTCCGACGACGTGGCCGTCCCGGCGCGGCTGTCGCTCGAGCGCATGCTCGCCGCGAAGCCGCCGGTCGCCACCGGAACCCAGGCCGGCTGA
- the nadC gene encoding carboxylating nicotinate-nucleotide diphosphorylase produces the protein MLTPHLIDTTVTAALVEDAPWGDLTAATLIPEDATASASLAAREAGVFSGSAVFEAAFRLTDPRITVAFLVADGERFAAGDTIAMVSGPARAVLTAERVALNFVQRMSGIATITAAYVDAVSDTRARIVDTRKTTPGLRVFERHAVRSGGGHNHRHSLSDAVMVKDNHLAVLLERGLTVTEALLRAREELPHTTTIEVEVDRLDQIEAVLAAGVDTIMLDNFTVDELREGVALIAGRAIVEASGNVTLSTVRAIAETGVDVISSGALTHSVRSLDLGLDVSVD, from the coding sequence ATGCTGACCCCACACCTCATCGACACCACCGTCACCGCGGCCCTCGTCGAGGACGCCCCGTGGGGTGACCTCACGGCGGCGACCCTCATCCCGGAGGACGCCACGGCCTCGGCCTCCCTGGCCGCTCGAGAGGCGGGCGTCTTCAGCGGCTCGGCCGTGTTCGAAGCGGCGTTCCGACTGACCGACCCACGCATCACGGTCGCGTTCCTCGTCGCCGACGGCGAACGGTTCGCCGCGGGCGACACCATCGCCATGGTGTCGGGTCCGGCGCGTGCCGTCCTGACCGCCGAGCGCGTCGCCCTGAACTTCGTCCAGCGGATGAGCGGCATCGCGACCATCACCGCGGCTTACGTCGACGCCGTGTCGGACACCCGCGCCCGCATCGTCGACACCCGGAAGACGACCCCGGGCCTGCGCGTCTTCGAGCGCCATGCGGTGCGATCGGGCGGCGGACACAACCACCGCCATTCGCTCTCCGACGCGGTCATGGTCAAGGACAACCACCTGGCGGTCCTCCTCGAGCGCGGGCTGACGGTCACCGAGGCGCTGCTGCGGGCCCGCGAGGAGCTCCCGCACACGACGACCATCGAGGTCGAGGTCGACCGCCTGGACCAGATCGAGGCGGTACTCGCGGCGGGCGTCGACACGATCATGCTCGACAACTTCACCGTCGACGAGCTCCGCGAGGGCGTCGCGCTGATCGCCGGCCGCGCCATCGTGGAGGCGAGCGGGAACGTGACGCTGTCGACGGTGCGGGCCATCGCGGAGACCGGTGTGGACGTCATCTCCTCCGGTGCCCTCACGCACAGTGTCCGCTCCCTCGACCTCGGACTCGACGTCTCGGTCGACTGA
- a CDS encoding ice-binding family protein, with protein sequence MRLELSPLDHSARPGRTRPRLFAAAAVVTVGLLAIGAGPANAATSIDGPIFLGTAADYGVLAASTVTNTGVTTINGDLGLSPGSSVTGFPPGLVNGTQNVTNEPAALAKNDLLTAMGVASSLTPAPQQVGDLTDLNLTPGVYAGGEISLTGNVTLTGTAESVWVFQAASTLKTATGSSVTLVGGASACNVFWRVGSEATLDGGAPFVGTILADTSISTGAGTVVEGRLLASTGAVTLINTVINRPTGCDDGSGSAVTTSPEITSTPLPGGTVGTTYDSTVTSTGSPDATYTVTSGALPPGLVLDGVTGGVTGTPTTPGTYTVTITASNGTAPDDSIESTIVITEAVPPGTPQVPGQPAVPAGDITRLPDTGFQGSTLAIVAGSLLGLGLLAGIASVIVRRRRRDQLGG encoded by the coding sequence ATGCGCCTCGAACTCTCCCCACTCGACCACAGCGCCAGACCCGGTCGCACTCGCCCACGGCTCTTCGCCGCAGCGGCAGTCGTGACCGTCGGACTCCTGGCCATCGGTGCCGGACCGGCGAACGCCGCGACCTCGATCGACGGCCCGATCTTCCTCGGCACGGCAGCCGACTACGGCGTCCTCGCCGCATCGACCGTCACCAACACCGGCGTGACCACGATCAACGGCGACCTCGGGCTCAGCCCGGGGAGCTCCGTGACCGGCTTCCCCCCGGGCCTCGTCAACGGCACCCAGAACGTGACGAACGAGCCCGCCGCCCTCGCCAAGAACGACCTCCTCACCGCGATGGGCGTCGCCTCCAGCCTCACACCGGCCCCGCAGCAGGTCGGCGACCTCACCGACCTCAACCTCACTCCCGGTGTCTACGCCGGTGGAGAGATCTCCCTCACCGGGAACGTGACGCTCACCGGTACCGCGGAGTCGGTCTGGGTCTTCCAGGCTGCGAGCACGCTGAAGACCGCCACCGGTTCCTCGGTGACCCTCGTCGGCGGCGCAAGCGCCTGCAACGTGTTCTGGCGTGTCGGCAGCGAGGCCACGCTCGACGGAGGCGCGCCCTTCGTCGGCACGATCCTCGCCGACACGTCCATCTCCACGGGAGCGGGCACGGTCGTCGAAGGACGTCTCCTCGCCTCCACCGGCGCCGTGACGCTCATCAACACCGTCATCAACCGGCCGACCGGCTGCGACGACGGCAGCGGCTCCGCCGTGACCACGAGCCCGGAGATCACCTCCACTCCGCTCCCCGGCGGCACCGTCGGCACGACGTACGACAGCACGGTCACCTCGACCGGCAGCCCCGACGCGACGTACACCGTCACCTCGGGTGCCCTGCCCCCGGGACTCGTCCTCGACGGCGTGACCGGTGGCGTGACCGGTACGCCGACGACGCCCGGGACCTACACGGTGACCATCACCGCGAGCAACGGCACCGCACCCGACGACTCCATCGAATCGACGATCGTCATCACGGAGGCCGTCCCGCCGGGCACTCCGCAGGTCCCCGGTCAGCCGGCGGTTCCGGCCGGAGACATCACGAGGCTCCCCGACACCGGGTTCCAGGGATCCACGCTCGCGATCGTGGCCGGCTCCCTGCTCGGCCTCGGCCTGCTCGCGGGTATCGCCTCGGTGATCGTGCGACGTCGTCGACGCGACCAGCTGGGTGGCTGA
- the gcvH gene encoding glycine cleavage system protein GcvH, with protein MADKTTLKYTAEHEWIRVEGDLAVIGITDYAAEKLGDVVFVDLPAVGAALSASTVVGEIESTKSVGELFAPLDGEVVEANDAVVDDPSLVNSDPFGAGWLVSVRYDALPDTLLSWDDYAALVGE; from the coding sequence ATGGCCGACAAGACCACCCTCAAGTACACCGCCGAGCACGAGTGGATCCGCGTCGAGGGCGATCTCGCCGTCATCGGGATCACCGACTACGCCGCCGAGAAGCTCGGTGACGTCGTCTTCGTGGACCTCCCCGCCGTCGGCGCGGCGCTCTCGGCCAGCACCGTGGTCGGCGAGATCGAGTCCACGAAGTCCGTCGGCGAGCTCTTCGCCCCGCTCGACGGCGAGGTCGTCGAGGCCAACGACGCCGTCGTCGACGACCCGTCGCTCGTCAACAGCGACCCGTTCGGTGCCGGCTGGCTCGTCTCCGTCCGGTACGACGCGCTGCCCGACACGCTCCTCAGCTGGGACGACTACGCCGCGCTGGTGGGCGAGTGA
- a CDS encoding LysR family transcriptional regulator, with protein sequence MDHKQLRSFVASAETLHFAKAAKALGVPRSTVVADVRKLEESVGAELFARDVESTQLTDAGYAFLIEARRQLDASAAAAAKSAPAPGGKAKANKGKGRAPKVKGEPLPYKKRQGR encoded by the coding sequence ATGGACCACAAGCAGCTGCGCTCCTTCGTCGCCTCCGCGGAGACCCTCCACTTCGCGAAGGCGGCCAAGGCGCTCGGTGTGCCGAGAAGCACCGTCGTCGCCGACGTCCGGAAGCTCGAGGAGAGCGTCGGAGCGGAACTGTTCGCCCGTGACGTGGAGTCCACGCAGCTGACGGACGCCGGCTACGCGTTCCTCATCGAGGCGCGTCGCCAACTCGACGCCTCTGCGGCAGCGGCAGCGAAGTCGGCTCCCGCGCCGGGTGGCAAGGCCAAGGCGAACAAGGGCAAGGGTCGCGCGCCCAAGGTCAAGGGCGAGCCGCTCCCGTACAAGAAGCGCCAGGGTCGCTGA
- the gcvT gene encoding glycine cleavage system aminomethyltransferase GcvT produces MTDLERTSPLHAVHEAAGASFTDFAGWQMPVRYSSDLAEHHAVRTAAGIFDISHMAEIQVVGDDAADFLDQALAGKLSAIDLLQAKYSLLLNEAGGIVDDLVVYRNGEHEYLVVANAGNHDAVVAALTERAAAFEHVVVMDRSDEIALIAVQGPASRAILQATEGLHILDELPSLDEVKYYRATGASFENGTVFIGRTGYTGEDGFELYVDAADVVELWNAIVAAGTPLGLVPAGLASRDTLRLEAGMPLYGHELGPDMLPVQAGLGRVVALGKHGTFVGRDAVEAGPADGAPVLVALVSEGRRAGRAGYRVLAGDTTVGEVTSGALSPTLGHPIAMAYVHPDHAEPGTVLDIDVRGTRIPATVTTLPFYSREK; encoded by the coding sequence GTGACCGACCTCGAACGAACCAGCCCGCTCCATGCCGTCCACGAAGCCGCCGGCGCGAGTTTCACGGACTTCGCCGGATGGCAGATGCCCGTACGGTACTCGAGCGATCTCGCCGAGCACCACGCCGTCCGCACCGCCGCCGGCATTTTCGACATCTCCCACATGGCCGAGATCCAGGTCGTGGGCGACGACGCAGCCGACTTCCTCGACCAGGCGCTCGCGGGCAAGCTGTCCGCCATCGACCTGCTCCAGGCCAAGTACTCCCTGCTGCTGAACGAGGCCGGCGGCATCGTCGACGACCTCGTCGTCTACCGCAACGGCGAGCACGAGTACCTCGTCGTCGCGAACGCGGGCAACCACGACGCCGTCGTCGCAGCGCTCACCGAGCGCGCCGCGGCATTCGAGCACGTGGTCGTCATGGACCGCAGCGACGAGATCGCGCTCATCGCCGTCCAGGGGCCCGCCTCCCGCGCCATCCTCCAGGCGACCGAGGGGCTCCACATCCTGGACGAGCTGCCCTCCCTCGACGAGGTGAAGTACTACCGCGCGACCGGTGCCTCTTTCGAGAACGGCACGGTCTTCATCGGGCGCACCGGCTACACCGGCGAGGACGGGTTCGAGCTGTACGTCGACGCGGCCGACGTCGTCGAGCTGTGGAACGCCATCGTCGCCGCCGGGACACCGCTCGGGCTGGTCCCCGCCGGCCTCGCCAGTCGCGACACGCTCCGCCTCGAAGCCGGCATGCCGCTCTACGGCCACGAGCTCGGTCCGGACATGCTGCCGGTCCAGGCCGGACTCGGTCGCGTCGTCGCGCTCGGGAAGCACGGCACGTTCGTCGGACGCGACGCCGTCGAGGCAGGCCCGGCGGACGGTGCACCGGTCCTCGTCGCCCTCGTCTCCGAGGGGCGTCGCGCCGGTCGTGCCGGTTACCGCGTCCTCGCCGGCGACACGACGGTCGGCGAGGTGACGAGCGGGGCACTGTCGCCCACCCTCGGGCACCCGATCGCCATGGCCTACGTACACCCCGACCACGCCGAGCCGGGCACCGTGCTCGACATCGACGTCCGCGGCACGCGGATCCCCGCGACCGTCACCACGCTCCCCTTCTATTCGAGAGAGAAGTAA
- a CDS encoding NUDIX hydrolase translates to MQRSTTPVEQTDPQVGLAVSTVIFTLRADDGFGATDPAPGIWLPLVRRIREPYDGLWALPGGPLGAAESLADAASSTLETTTSLRPRYLEQLYAFGDLDRSPAERVVSIVYWALVGSDEAKRTRLGQNVRWFPADALPPLAFDHRDIVEYALWRLRNKLEYSHIAHAFLGETFTLSELREVHEAVLQKQLDPANFRRQVESSGLVLQTDELRTGGRHRPARLYRWTQPVNRPETPSPGRSTSRRPTTSTPTTTRQQSEEPA, encoded by the coding sequence ATGCAGCGATCCACGACTCCCGTGGAGCAGACGGACCCGCAGGTCGGCCTCGCGGTCTCGACCGTCATCTTCACGCTCCGGGCCGACGACGGGTTCGGCGCGACCGATCCGGCACCCGGCATCTGGCTCCCGCTCGTCCGGCGCATCCGTGAGCCCTACGACGGCCTCTGGGCGCTGCCGGGTGGTCCGCTCGGTGCCGCGGAATCCCTCGCGGACGCGGCCTCGTCGACCCTGGAGACGACCACCTCCCTCCGTCCGCGGTACTTGGAGCAGCTCTACGCGTTCGGCGACCTCGACCGCTCCCCCGCCGAGCGGGTCGTCTCGATCGTCTACTGGGCGCTCGTCGGGTCCGACGAGGCGAAGCGCACGCGGCTCGGCCAGAACGTCCGCTGGTTCCCGGCCGACGCACTCCCCCCGTTGGCGTTCGACCACCGCGACATCGTCGAGTACGCCCTGTGGCGGCTCCGCAACAAGCTGGAGTACAGCCACATCGCGCACGCCTTCCTCGGGGAGACCTTCACCCTCTCCGAACTCCGGGAGGTGCACGAGGCGGTGTTGCAGAAGCAACTCGACCCCGCGAACTTCCGACGCCAGGTCGAGTCCTCCGGTCTCGTCCTGCAGACCGACGAACTCCGTACCGGTGGGCGCCACCGCCCGGCGCGGCTCTACCGATGGACCCAGCCCGTCAACCGACCGGAGACCCCGTCGCCCGGCCGGTCGACGAGCCGCAGGCCCACGACGTCCACCCCGACCACCACCCGTCAGCAGTCCGAGGAGCCAGCATGA
- the nadB gene encoding L-aspartate oxidase yields the protein MATVLVVGSGIAGLVAAIHASERHDVVVVTKDVLGQSNTRYAQGGIAGVMFDDDRVEDHVRDTLLAGAGLCDEEAVRVLCTEGPERIRELIDFGVAFDRDGDAFAKGLEAAHSYPRVLHAGGDATGAAIETALVETLAARRVTVLEHTVLVDLVVTAGTVTGVHLRSSERGAFTVDADQVILATGGVGQLYPFTTNPAVATGDGAAAALRAGAVLADVEFVQFHPTALAAPGSFLVSEAVRGEGAVLRDANGERFMRALHPDAELAPRDVVARGIARTMAAQGGAPVTLDATALGADRLAARFPGIHEHLRASGVDWSRSPVAVAPAAHYWMGGIATDLDGRTTLPGLLAVGEVARTGVHGANRLASNSLLEGAVFAARAVAAIDAEPGPIAGRPRLGGQRVVLDPRAADDDPGLRADPIEPFSRSALHAVMWRDAGLVREARGLELARRTLDRWSTELDDVVTAPRSVGAAEDRNLLLLARAVVAAALARTESRGAHARDDHPGVDPDRASPIAIVLATSGTASQPTTHPSVNGTVLAPC from the coding sequence ATGGCGACGGTGCTCGTGGTCGGGAGCGGGATCGCCGGTCTCGTGGCCGCGATCCACGCGAGCGAACGGCACGACGTGGTGGTCGTCACCAAGGACGTCCTCGGCCAGAGCAATACGCGCTATGCCCAGGGTGGGATCGCCGGGGTCATGTTCGACGACGACCGCGTCGAGGACCACGTCCGGGACACGCTGCTGGCCGGCGCGGGGCTGTGCGACGAGGAGGCCGTGCGGGTGCTCTGCACCGAGGGGCCCGAACGGATCCGCGAGCTCATCGACTTCGGTGTGGCGTTCGACCGCGACGGCGACGCCTTCGCGAAGGGCCTCGAAGCGGCCCACTCCTACCCCCGGGTGCTGCACGCCGGCGGCGATGCGACCGGCGCGGCGATCGAGACGGCGCTCGTCGAGACGCTCGCAGCCCGGCGGGTCACCGTGCTGGAGCACACCGTCCTCGTCGACCTGGTGGTCACGGCAGGGACGGTCACCGGTGTGCACCTCCGGTCCTCCGAGCGCGGTGCGTTCACCGTCGACGCCGACCAGGTGATCCTCGCCACCGGCGGTGTCGGACAGCTCTACCCGTTCACGACCAACCCGGCGGTGGCGACCGGCGACGGCGCCGCTGCAGCACTCCGTGCCGGGGCGGTGCTGGCCGACGTGGAATTCGTCCAGTTCCACCCGACCGCACTCGCCGCACCCGGCAGTTTCCTCGTCTCCGAGGCCGTCCGCGGCGAGGGGGCCGTCCTCCGGGACGCGAACGGTGAACGCTTCATGCGGGCGCTCCACCCCGACGCCGAGCTGGCGCCCCGCGACGTGGTCGCCCGTGGGATCGCGCGGACCATGGCAGCGCAGGGTGGCGCGCCGGTGACGCTCGACGCCACCGCGCTCGGTGCGGACCGCCTCGCCGCGCGCTTCCCGGGGATCCACGAGCATCTCCGAGCCTCCGGCGTGGACTGGTCGCGCTCACCGGTCGCCGTCGCCCCGGCCGCACACTATTGGATGGGCGGCATCGCCACGGACCTCGACGGCCGGACAACCCTGCCCGGGCTCCTCGCCGTGGGCGAGGTCGCACGCACAGGCGTCCATGGTGCCAACCGCCTCGCCTCCAACTCGCTCCTCGAGGGTGCCGTCTTCGCGGCCCGCGCCGTCGCGGCGATCGATGCGGAACCGGGTCCGATCGCCGGTCGCCCGAGGCTCGGCGGTCAGCGGGTCGTCCTGGATCCCCGTGCGGCCGATGACGATCCCGGGCTCCGAGCGGATCCCATCGAGCCTTTCAGCCGGTCGGCGCTCCACGCCGTGATGTGGCGGGATGCCGGGCTGGTCCGTGAGGCGCGTGGTCTCGAGCTCGCCCGCCGGACCCTGGACCGGTGGTCGACCGAACTCGACGACGTCGTCACCGCACCGCGGTCGGTCGGGGCCGCCGAGGACCGCAACCTCCTGCTGCTCGCCCGGGCCGTGGTCGCCGCTGCCCTCGCCCGCACCGAGTCGCGCGGTGCCCACGCCAGGGACGACCATCCCGGTGTCGATCCCGATCGGGCGTCGCCCATCGCGATCGTCCTCGCCACCTCGGGCACCGCGTCCCAGCCCACCACCCACCCATCCGTGAACGGAACCGTGCTCGCACCATGCTGA